Within Flavobacteriales bacterium, the genomic segment TTACAAAAACAAAATCGTAATTCCCGAAATGTATTCGGCATTCGATTGGTTAGGTGAAAACTTTTTACGTGTACGACTGGATTATTTATACGGTGTTTATTCAACCGAAACGCAACAAATAATTCTAAATGCCGATTTTGATTTCTTGTTTAGAAATGGAGAATTTTTTGTGCTGGGTAAAGAGATGTTGCAGGGTTTGTCGGATTTAAACGGTGAAATCTTACTCCAGCCAGAATATGAAGATATCGATGTACAACCCTATGGATTTAGATCTGGAATTGCCAGAGTAATAAAATCCGGTAAGGCGGGGTTCTTTGACTTATCCAATAAAAAATGGATTACAGAACCTGTACTCGATATTATTTCCAACTATCCGGAAGCCAATGGATTTTTCCGGGTGAATTCAGGAGGGAAACCAGTAACAGATAATTACAATCAGGTTTACGAAATAGAAGGAGGAAAATGGGGGATTGTAGATACAAATGGCCGGCAAATCATACCTGTTATTTACGACGCTATTTTTCCATTTGCGGAAGATGCCGGTATTTATAAATGTCAGAACCCAACAACCACCGACTATTATTCCGCCGATGGAACATTGCTCAGTAATGGTGCTTCCCGATTTGAAAAAAGTCTAATTGGTAGAATTTCGTCGCGCTCTCCATTTAAACCATTAAAAATAAGTTCTGCGGATGGACCGGAAGGTGGGGATGCAACGGCTTTCTATATGGATGATCATTCGGGATATTGGCTAGGCACGGGGTCGAGCGGGGGCGTTTATTATTCGGCCGACCGTGGGTATTCCTGGGAAATGCGCAATGAAGGCTTAGGTCCTGTTCATGTTTATTTGCTAATCGAACGGGGAGATTCTTTATATGTAGTGTACACCTCCGGTGAAGATCGTTTAACCGATCAGGATGCGGTTTCTGTTTCGAAAGTGGCTTGTTGGAATTCAGAAAATAAAATGTGGTTATCGGTTTATCCTGAAAACGAAGAAGGGAAAATTCTGAATATTCTTTTATCGATGGATCTGCTCAGGGAACAACGCTCCCGCGAACAGCAATTTCCCAATGCGTGGAAGGCCAGTTCTTCAGGAGAAGAATATTTTACAGGCTTTAATACCATGGAAAATTTATATTCCAGATCCGTCATTGATAAAATAGAACATGCAGGCGATTCCATTCGCGGTATACCACATGATATGCTTTTCAACTGGGGAGGAAATGTGTACTCCGATCAAGATAAATTGATTTTATTGTCGAAATCCGGATTGTATCGATACGGACCGGAACACATCGTGGATGAATTTTCTGAAAGTGGTTTAATTGCTTCTGATGTTACGGATATAGTAGCTTCCGGAAATGATTATTATTTAAGAGAAGGTGATCATGATATTTGGTTGTGGAATGGCATCCGGTTCAAAAAAGTATTCAATAGTTTCGAATGGAATAAATCGAAAAAAGGAAAATTATTTTCCCGCTCAACCGGAGTGTTGCATGGCGACAAAGACAAAGTGCTGGTGGTAGTGGCTGATCAATTACTGGAGCTGGATAAAAACGGGACAAGCAGAATACTTTTTACCGGCGATTTTGTTCCGGAGGTTTCGGAGTCATTTAGCGAATATCCGGATCATTTTGTACAACCACAGGAAGCTATACGGGGTGCTGATGGAAAACTTCGGTTACTGTGCAAACTCGTAAAAAATAATGTTTTTGAAGATGGAATTTATTTGCTGGCGGAATTAAATGAATCGACAGGTAAATTAAATCTCCGTTCGAATGATATCTTTTTCACGCAGTTTACTTCTGCTTCACTTTTTCAGGATACCAAAAACACCTGGTTATGTTACGATCAGTTTTTAATTCATCCTGTTAACAGAGATACTTTAACACTTCCTGCAAGTGCAGATGTTTATCTTTTTGGAAACAGAGAATTAATTTGCTCCGATCCCTCAGGTAAAATTTATCTTCTGGGCGATTCCCGCACATTATTGGTATATGATCCGGTTGTGAAAAAATGGCAGAAAATTAATTTCGAAGGAAAAAATTTACGCTGTATTTCGGTGGACAAGCAGGGTAATTTATACGCAGCAGAAGGTTATCAGTATATGTTTTATTGTGATGGTACCGGAGAAATGTACCGGCCGGCTAAGATGTATTTTTCGCAATGGACCAATCACGGATTTGAATGGGTGGAGCAGGAGAATGCGATCAACACGAAAATTATTTGTATTCGTCCGCATCACAACGGTGGACTGATGATCGGTACAGCCGGTTCCGGATTGTTGCTGGGTAAATAGTTGTTCACATGCTGTAACCCTTTTTTTTCTTTTCCCGTAAGATGATCAAAACTCTTTTTGCCTATGCCGTGATCTTGCCTCTTAAACTCAACGTTATGAAAAAAGCAGGCAACATCCTGATCCTATTCATCGGGATCGCAGGAATCCATGTGAGTTCCGTTCAGGCACAATCGTATGCACGCAGTAAAGGAAACTGGAGCATTTCACTGGATGCTCAGGCATCTGATGTTTCCCCAATTAAACGCGATGCTTCGGGTCCCACTGATGGTTATTTATATGGCGCTGGATTACACACCACGCTTTGGGATAAATTGCGGACCGGAATTACCTTTCAGAATGGAGCCATGCGTTATACGGATTCGCTGAGCGATCAGAATGATGTTTATTATTCCACGCAACGAATTGCAGTCCCACTCATGCTTGAATTGCCGATTACAGGATTAAGGATGTCGAAAAAAGCCCGCTATGGACAATGCCGCTATTTCTATTTCGATGTGGCCATTGGACCGGAATTTGGATATGTAATCGGAAATAAAAATACCCAAGTGGTTTCGAGGGTGGAGACTTCCGTTAAAACGGGACTCATGCTCTACATTCAGAAGTCGGGAAGCGATTATCATAAAATGCGTTTCGATGGAAAGGTGTTTGTGGGATATGCCCGCGGATTAACACCATTCGGGAGCGACAACAGTGGTAAAAAATACCGTGATTACATCGGGGTTTCGTATATAATGACCTTTTACAAAACCTACATGTGGGCGAGGATGTAATCGATGCTTTGCTTAAATTTGGACAATGATCAGCCTTGCCGAATTCAGAGAATTGTCCTTAAGTCACCGTGCCGATTTAGTGCAGGAAGAAGGTCGTTTTATTGCAAAGCGAATCGGGCAAACCTTTCAGGTTGATTTGTACCGCGTTTATAATTTTTACGTGGAAATCTGGAACAATACCATCCATGGTATATTGATGAACATCGACGGATTTGAAGACGAACAATTCCTTAAACCTTACCTCGACGACTTCAATCTGGAGGACCTGATGAAGGATGATTTAGATTAATCCCCTCGATTTTAATTCCAGGTATTTGTTAATGGTATCCACACTCAATTTTTCTGGTGTGGTAAGAATGGTTTGAATGGCATACTTTCTTAATTCCTCAGCGATCAACTGCTTTTCATTGGCAATTTTTTCGGCGATGGTTTTTGTGTAAATGGAACGAAGATCTTCTGCATCTTTCATTTTCATTTCTTCTAATTCGTTGTTTTTAAAAAAGACAACTACCAGAAGATGTTGACTGTTAATTCTACGCAGGAGCGGAAGTGCTCGTTGAAGTGAATAGGCACTTTCGAAATTGGTAAACAGCAACAATAAACTTCTTCCTTTAATTAAATTCCGGGTTCCAAAATAGAGCATTTCGAAGTTGGCTTCTTTAAACTTCGTTTTTTGCTTGTACAAGGCATCCTGAATTTTCTTCAATTGCGAAGTGGAACGTTCTGCCGGTAAGCGGGTTCCCATTTTATCGGAGAAGGTAATTAACCCGGCACGGTCCGATTTTTTCATGGCAATATTCGAAATTACCAGCGAAGAATTTATCGCATAGTCGAGCAGCGTCATGTTGTTAAACGGCATGCGCATGGAGCGGCTTTTATCGATGATGCAATAAATTTGTTGCGCTTTTTCATCTTCGTACTGGTTCACCATCAACTCCGTTTTGCGGGAGGTAGCTTTCCAGTTCACATTCCTGTAATCGTCGCCAACAACATAGGTTTTGATTTGCTCAAATTCTGTGCTGTGTCCTAATCGTCTCACTTTTTTAATTCCTTCGGTGAGATTCATTTTCGAAAACACTTTGAGTTCGAACTGACGCATTTGTAATACGGAAGGATAAACAGCAATGTCTCTTCCTGCTTTAACGGTAAATCTTCGTTGTATAAAACCAAGAAATCCGCTTGCAAAAATTTGAATGTCGCCAAACTGATATTTGCCGCGTTCTGTGGGACGAATACTGTAATCTAAAACAACCTTTTCATCCGGTGCCAATTCCGTTTTAAGAAGCAGATTTCTTAATTGTAGTTGATAGGGGGTTTCATCGATGACTTCCACCGAGCAGGAAATGGACAATTCCGATTGAATCCGGATATGAATAATGGTTTCGTCGCCAAGATTCAAAACCTGCGGAACCTGGCGTTCGGCAGTGATTTTATTGCGTTGTCCGAATAAAAACAAAATATCCACCAGCACCAAAACAAGGAGTAAACCAATACCTGCAAAAGCGATATTGAAAAGTTCAGGAAAAGAAAAGCTGAGGATGAAGGTAAAAATGATGACCACCATCGCCAGGAAAAATCTTCCCTTTAAAAACATATCTCTGAACAGAGTTATCACCTTGGCACTTCTAATTTTTGAATGATTTCGCGAATTACATCTTCGGTCACCATACCTTCCATTTCGGCTTCCGGTGTAAGAATGATGCGGTGATTTAATACATGGTAAGAAAGGAATTGAACGTCATCCGGAATTACGAAATCTCTTCCGCGCATGGCAGCTAATGCTTTGGATGTTTTTAACAAGGCCAGTGAAGCACGTGGTGATGCACCCAAAAATAATTTTCCGTGTTCGCGGGTGGCGTGGATAATATCCGCAATGTATTTGATCAATTGATCTTCTACTTTAACCGTTTTTACTTTATCCTGAATTTCCCTGAGCGATGAAGCATTAAATACACTTTGAATCTGATCCAGTTCCGGTGCTTTAATTTCATCTTTATAACGGGCTAAAATTTCACGTTCCTCGTTGAGATTTGGATAGGTTAATTTCACCTTGAATAAGAAACGATCCAATTGCGCTTCAGGTAAACGATAAGTTCCTTCCTGTTCAATCGGATTTTGAGTGGCAAGCACTAAAAAGGGGAATTCCATGGGGTAGGTAGTCCCGTCGTAAGTAATCTGACGTTCCTCCATCACTTCGAATAAGGCCGACTGTGTTTTGGCCGGGGCACGGTTGATCTCGTCGATTAAAACGATATTGCTGAACACCGGTCCGCGACGGAATACAAATGCACTTTCCTTCTGATTGTAGATGGAAGTTCCGATGATATCACTCGGCATGAGGTCGGGCGTAAATTGTATCCGGGCAAAATGAACCGCCAGCGTTTTCGCAAATACTTTTGCAGTCAAGGTTTTCGCAATACCCGGAACGCCTTCCAGAAGGATATGTCCGTTCGATAAAACGCCCACCATTAAGAGGTCAATCATTTCATCCTGACCAATAACGTATTTACGTATTTCGTGACGGGCCTTTTCTACGTTGGAAGTGATAGCCATCATGCGCTGCATACCAGCGTCTGAAAAGGAGGATTCCTGATTTAGATTTTCTTCCATTATTTACAGTTTTTATAAAAATATTCAAGGGTTTGGTGCAATTCAATAAATTCCTGATCGCTCATGGAGGTTTTGGTCGACAAAGCCTTCAGCGATTTAAAAATATGATTAAGTTTTTCTTCGCTAATGCCGGACTTATTACTAAGCGTGCGAATATAAGCTTCATCCGCTTTTTGCGAATTGAGGAAATAACGTTCACGAATGAAACTGAAAAACAATTTTTCTTTTTGGATAGCGATGGACAAATGTTTACCACTCTGGAAATAAACCTGACTCACCGTATTGGCAAATTCGATGGAACTGTTTTCATTTTTTTCTTTGGCGGGAATGGCTCTTTGTTTTCGTTTTATTCTGAATAAAACAAATAACAAAAGGGTAATCAGTGAAAGATAATATGCCCAACGCAGCGAGGGGATTTTGAAAATGACTTCCAGCGGACTATTCCTCGATTTATCACCTCCATTACCGGATCCATCGCTGGAGTAATTTCGACTTGTACGAATGGGATCCAGTTCGTGTGTGAGCAATTTTGCTTCGGGTAACAATGATAAAATCTCATCCAGATGATCAATGTTTTTTTCGTGGATAAGCGAGAAGTTGGTAAATGCCAGTGGAACGGTGTGAATAAAAAAGGCCCCTTTTCCATAATTGATTTTTACAAAGGTTGCCTCATTGTTTTCTGAAGTTTGCAGGACTTCTGTTTTCCCAATGAATTCTTCATAATAAACAGGTTGAAAATTCTCATCCATTTCTATTTCTTCCTCCTCCTGTTCTACGGTATATTGAGAATCTTCTTCATAACTAAGATCTTCTTCTTCATCCAATAAAGAATCGAGAGGATTTACCGCGCTATCCGGTTCATGAGTGATGTTGTTTTGAACAAAACTTCTCCAATTTCGCTCTGTCGCTTTGTCCTTTTTGAAATAATTGAAACGGTATTTTGTTTTACCCGGATCATGCGTGAATTTTAAATCAATGGTTTTGTTGTATCGGCTAGTCTGGTAATAATAATAACCTAAAAATTCAAGAAAGCTGATGGAGAATTTTTCACCGCTTAAAAACAAGTAATTGCCATTTTGTACAAATCGAAAATCTTCCCTAAGCTCATCGTCGCTACTTTCCAGATCGGTATGTACTTTTAAACTAAGCAGCTTTCCGAATCGCTCCGGCATGTTCGATTCATTAAGGTCCTTTTCACTTAGGGCACCCTTTCCATGGTTGGAATAATAGTCAAAAACAACTTCGTTAAAAATGTAAATTCCATAAGGACCCCGATCGGTTTGATGGTAGGTTTCTGACCAATCGATGGGTTTAAGTTTTTCGGGATTTACTTTTTCCGGACTTCCAACAAATACAAACAGAAGAACCACCACCACAATAAAGGCGAGACCGATGAAGAGATATATGCGAGCGCTCCCTTTCATGCCGATTTTTCAACTTGTTGAAGTAAATTTTTATAAAGAGGCTCAAGTTTTAAATATTCTTCACGCGAAATTTCCCGCTTACCATACCAGATTAACTCGAAATAAAGTACGGACTGAGAAAATAAACTGTATTCACTTCTGTTTCGCATTTCTACTAAATAGGAGGAATTGGTTTTTTTCTTTTCCCAGAGAATCCAGTTTTTTTCACGCAGTGCTTTTATCAAAAAGATAAACCAGATTCGG encodes:
- a CDS encoding WG repeat-containing protein; this translates as YKNKIVIPEMYSAFDWLGENFLRVRLDYLYGVYSTETQQIILNADFDFLFRNGEFFVLGKEMLQGLSDLNGEILLQPEYEDIDVQPYGFRSGIARVIKSGKAGFFDLSNKKWITEPVLDIISNYPEANGFFRVNSGGKPVTDNYNQVYEIEGGKWGIVDTNGRQIIPVIYDAIFPFAEDAGIYKCQNPTTTDYYSADGTLLSNGASRFEKSLIGRISSRSPFKPLKISSADGPEGGDATAFYMDDHSGYWLGTGSSGGVYYSADRGYSWEMRNEGLGPVHVYLLIERGDSLYVVYTSGEDRLTDQDAVSVSKVACWNSENKMWLSVYPENEEGKILNILLSMDLLREQRSREQQFPNAWKASSSGEEYFTGFNTMENLYSRSVIDKIEHAGDSIRGIPHDMLFNWGGNVYSDQDKLILLSKSGLYRYGPEHIVDEFSESGLIASDVTDIVASGNDYYLREGDHDIWLWNGIRFKKVFNSFEWNKSKKGKLFSRSTGVLHGDKDKVLVVVADQLLELDKNGTSRILFTGDFVPEVSESFSEYPDHFVQPQEAIRGADGKLRLLCKLVKNNVFEDGIYLLAELNESTGKLNLRSNDIFFTQFTSASLFQDTKNTWLCYDQFLIHPVNRDTLTLPASADVYLFGNRELICSDPSGKIYLLGDSRTLLVYDPVVKKWQKINFEGKNLRCISVDKQGNLYAAEGYQYMFYCDGTGEMYRPAKMYFSQWTNHGFEWVEQENAINTKIICIRPHHNGGLMIGTAGSGLLLGK
- a CDS encoding DUF58 domain-containing protein is translated as MITLFRDMFLKGRFFLAMVVIIFTFILSFSFPELFNIAFAGIGLLLVLVLVDILFLFGQRNKITAERQVPQVLNLGDETIIHIRIQSELSISCSVEVIDETPYQLQLRNLLLKTELAPDEKVVLDYSIRPTERGKYQFGDIQIFASGFLGFIQRRFTVKAGRDIAVYPSVLQMRQFELKVFSKMNLTEGIKKVRRLGHSTEFEQIKTYVVGDDYRNVNWKATSRKTELMVNQYEDEKAQQIYCIIDKSRSMRMPFNNMTLLDYAINSSLVISNIAMKKSDRAGLITFSDKMGTRLPAERSTSQLKKIQDALYKQKTKFKEANFEMLYFGTRNLIKGRSLLLLFTNFESAYSLQRALPLLRRINSQHLLVVVFFKNNELEEMKMKDAEDLRSIYTKTIAEKIANEKQLIAEELRKYAIQTILTTPEKLSVDTINKYLELKSRGLI
- a CDS encoding MoxR family ATPase gives rise to the protein MEENLNQESSFSDAGMQRMMAITSNVEKARHEIRKYVIGQDEMIDLLMVGVLSNGHILLEGVPGIAKTLTAKVFAKTLAVHFARIQFTPDLMPSDIIGTSIYNQKESAFVFRRGPVFSNIVLIDEINRAPAKTQSALFEVMEERQITYDGTTYPMEFPFLVLATQNPIEQEGTYRLPEAQLDRFLFKVKLTYPNLNEEREILARYKDEIKAPELDQIQSVFNASSLREIQDKVKTVKVEDQLIKYIADIIHATREHGKLFLGASPRASLALLKTSKALAAMRGRDFVIPDDVQFLSYHVLNHRIILTPEAEMEGMVTEDVIREIIQKLEVPR